A window of the Roseburia sp. 831b genome harbors these coding sequences:
- the tgt gene encoding tRNA guanosine(34) transglycosylase Tgt, protein MYELLKQEGRAKRGVLHTVHGDIQTPVFMNVGTVAAIKGAVSTEDLEEIKCQVELSNTYHLHVRTGDKLIKEVGGLHKFMSWNRPILTDSGGFQVFSLAGLRKIKEEGVYFHSHIDGAKIFMGPEESMQIQSNLGSTIAMAFDECPPALAERKYVEDSVARTTRWLERCKKEMDRLNSLEDTVNKKQMLFGINQGAIMPDIRIDHAKRISEMDLDGYAVGGLAVGETHEQMYHILEETVPYLPVNKPTYLMGVGTPANILEGVERGIDFFDCVYPSRNGRHGHVYTNLGKINLFNQKYEKDMRPIEEGCQCPACRRYSRAYIRHLLKAKEMLGMRLCVLHNLYFYNTMMEEIRDALDAGNFKSYKEEKLYRMGQINREKENNL, encoded by the coding sequence ATGTATGAATTATTAAAACAGGAGGGGCGTGCAAAACGAGGTGTGTTACACACTGTCCACGGAGATATCCAGACGCCTGTCTTTATGAATGTAGGAACGGTTGCTGCCATTAAGGGTGCAGTATCGACCGAGGACTTAGAGGAAATCAAATGTCAGGTAGAGTTATCCAATACCTATCATTTGCATGTCCGTACCGGTGATAAATTAATCAAAGAGGTTGGCGGACTTCACAAATTCATGTCCTGGAACCGTCCAATTCTTACAGATTCCGGCGGATTTCAGGTATTCTCACTGGCTGGACTCCGTAAAATCAAAGAGGAGGGTGTTTATTTTCATTCCCACATTGATGGCGCTAAGATTTTCATGGGACCAGAGGAGAGTATGCAGATTCAGTCGAATCTAGGCTCTACCATTGCGATGGCATTTGATGAATGTCCGCCGGCATTGGCAGAACGCAAGTATGTAGAAGATTCTGTGGCACGTACGACACGTTGGTTAGAGCGCTGTAAAAAAGAGATGGACCGCTTAAACTCCTTAGAGGATACCGTAAATAAGAAACAAATGCTGTTTGGTATTAATCAGGGTGCTATCATGCCGGATATCCGTATTGACCATGCGAAAAGAATTTCCGAGATGGATTTGGATGGTTATGCGGTAGGAGGTCTTGCAGTCGGCGAGACACACGAGCAGATGTATCACATTTTAGAGGAGACCGTTCCGTATCTTCCGGTGAATAAGCCAACTTATCTGATGGGGGTTGGAACGCCGGCAAATATTTTAGAAGGTGTGGAACGCGGTATTGATTTCTTTGACTGCGTTTATCCATCCAGAAACGGACGTCACGGTCATGTGTATACGAACCTTGGTAAGATTAATCTGTTCAACCAGAAGTACGAAAAAGATATGCGTCCGATTGAGGAAGGATGTCAGTGTCCTGCATGCCGCCGTTACAGCAGAGCATACATCCGTCATCTGTTAAAGGCAAAAGAGATGCTTGGCATGCGTCTTTGCGTGCTTCACAACCTCTATTTCTACAATACAATGATGGAAGAAATCAGGGATGCCCTCGATGCAGGCAATTTTAAATCCTACAAGGAAGAAAAACTTTACCGTATGGGTCAGATTAACCGTGAAAAGGAAAATAATTTATAA
- a CDS encoding nitronate monooxygenase, with protein sequence MQLHKMLGIQYPIIQGAMANIATAEFAAAVSNAGGLGIIAGGGMSPEELEESIVTCKRLTKKPFGVNLMLMHPKAAEQAEVIQRQRVALVTTGAGNPGKYIEGFKENGILVFPVLSSVLMAQRMEKLGVDAVIAEGTESGGHVGEMTTMALIPQMVDALSIPVIAAGGIADGRQMAAAALLGASGVQIGTCLLPTKECPIHENYKQAVLKAKDNDTIVTGRIAGTPVRILKNQMAREYVKQEKAGADKMELEKYTLGSLRRAVFEGDTLTGSLMAGQVCGMLKEEKTIAQVLEEMVKTAQEKLAGTNGILES encoded by the coding sequence ATGCAGTTACATAAAATGTTAGGGATACAGTATCCCATCATACAAGGTGCAATGGCAAATATCGCGACAGCAGAGTTTGCGGCAGCCGTTTCAAATGCGGGTGGACTTGGAATTATCGCAGGAGGCGGTATGAGTCCGGAAGAATTAGAAGAAAGCATTGTAACATGTAAACGTCTGACCAAGAAACCATTTGGGGTAAACCTGATGTTGATGCATCCAAAAGCAGCAGAACAGGCAGAGGTGATTCAAAGACAGCGTGTTGCACTTGTGACAACAGGAGCGGGAAATCCTGGAAAATATATTGAAGGTTTTAAGGAGAATGGAATTTTGGTTTTTCCGGTGCTATCTAGTGTTTTGATGGCACAGCGAATGGAAAAATTAGGGGTAGATGCCGTGATTGCTGAGGGAACGGAAAGTGGTGGCCATGTAGGAGAGATGACCACAATGGCACTTATTCCACAGATGGTAGATGCGCTTTCGATTCCGGTCATTGCCGCAGGGGGAATTGCGGATGGAAGACAGATGGCAGCGGCTGCATTGCTTGGTGCAAGTGGGGTTCAGATTGGAACCTGTCTTTTGCCAACGAAGGAGTGCCCAATTCATGAAAATTACAAACAGGCAGTGCTTAAGGCAAAGGATAACGACACAATTGTGACAGGAAGAATTGCTGGAACACCAGTTCGAATCTTAAAAAATCAGATGGCAAGAGAGTATGTCAAGCAGGAGAAGGCTGGCGCAGATAAAATGGAGCTGGAAAAATATACGCTTGGCTCGCTTAGAAGAGCTGTATTCGAGGGGGACACGCTGACGGGGTCATTGATGGCAGGTCAGGTGTGCGGAATGTTAAAAGAAGAAAAAACGATTGCGCAGGTGTTAGAGGAAATGGTAAAGACAGCCCAGGAGAAGTTAGCGGGTACCAATGGAATTTTAGAATCGTAA
- the fabZ gene encoding 3-hydroxyacyl-ACP dehydratase FabZ has translation MQLDNEQIQKILPHRYPFLLVDKITELEEGVYAKGIKCVSANEMQFLGHFPGQPVMPGVLIIEALAQCGAIAILSEEENKGKLAFFGGIKNARFKQKVVPGDVLELECKIIARRGPVGMGKAVATVDGKVAATAEISFAIGA, from the coding sequence ATGCAGTTAGATAACGAACAGATTCAAAAAATTTTGCCACACCGCTATCCATTTTTGCTGGTAGATAAAATTACGGAACTAGAAGAAGGTGTCTATGCAAAGGGCATCAAATGTGTCTCCGCAAATGAGATGCAGTTTTTAGGTCATTTTCCGGGGCAGCCGGTTATGCCAGGCGTTTTAATTATTGAAGCCCTGGCACAGTGCGGTGCAATTGCAATTCTTTCCGAGGAAGAAAACAAAGGAAAGCTGGCTTTTTTTGGTGGAATCAAGAATGCAAGATTTAAACAGAAGGTAGTTCCGGGAGATGTTTTGGAATTGGAATGCAAGATTATTGCAAGAAGAGGACCTGTCGGTATGGGAAAAGCCGTTGCAACCGTGGATGGCAAAGTGGCGGCAACCGCAGAAATTTCCTTTGCAATTGGAGCCTGA
- the fabF gene encoding beta-ketoacyl-ACP synthase II, producing the protein MSLKKRVVVTGMGMVSPIGNNVEESWNAAKKGECGIDEITQFDASMTAVSLAAEVKDFHPEEHLEKKSLRKMDRFVQFAMVAADEALAQAGEFPDKSKVGTIVSSGIGGLRVIEKEQDHGREAGFKRISPYFIPMAISNMAAGQIAIAHGLTGLSTCVVTACASGTNAIGEAFLKIRDGYLSACVCGGTEASITPLALGGFASMKALCTGTDKERASIPFDKERHGFVMGEGAGILVLEEYEHAKARGAHILGEMVGYGTNCDAYHITAPLPDGSGAAECMKLAISDAGITPENIGYINAHGTSTPLNDLGETKAVKLVFGEETKVPISSTKSMTGHLLGASGAVEAIFCLKALEDQYLPATIHYKVPDEECNLDVIPNQGREADVTYALSNSLGFGGHNATLIMKRWEEDGNAVR; encoded by the coding sequence ATGAGTTTGAAAAAAAGAGTAGTAGTAACCGGAATGGGAATGGTAAGCCCAATCGGAAATAACGTAGAAGAATCCTGGAATGCAGCAAAAAAGGGGGAATGTGGAATCGATGAGATTACACAGTTTGATGCGTCTATGACGGCAGTATCCCTCGCAGCAGAGGTAAAAGATTTTCATCCAGAAGAGCATCTAGAAAAGAAGTCTTTACGAAAAATGGATCGTTTTGTCCAGTTTGCGATGGTAGCGGCAGATGAGGCGCTTGCCCAGGCAGGAGAATTCCCGGATAAGTCCAAGGTGGGAACGATTGTTTCGTCTGGAATTGGCGGACTTCGCGTGATTGAAAAAGAACAGGATCACGGAAGAGAGGCTGGGTTTAAACGAATCTCACCGTACTTTATTCCGATGGCAATTTCCAATATGGCAGCAGGACAGATTGCGATTGCGCATGGTCTGACAGGACTTAGTACCTGTGTCGTGACCGCTTGCGCAAGTGGAACCAACGCAATTGGCGAAGCATTTTTAAAAATTCGGGATGGCTATTTATCCGCATGTGTTTGTGGAGGAACGGAAGCATCTATTACACCGCTTGCGCTTGGTGGGTTTGCTTCCATGAAGGCATTATGTACAGGTACAGACAAAGAGCGTGCCAGCATTCCATTCGACAAAGAACGTCATGGTTTCGTGATGGGAGAAGGTGCAGGAATCCTTGTTTTGGAAGAGTACGAGCATGCAAAGGCACGTGGCGCCCATATTTTAGGAGAAATGGTTGGATATGGCACAAACTGTGACGCTTATCATATTACAGCTCCATTGCCGGATGGAAGCGGTGCGGCAGAATGTATGAAACTTGCAATTTCAGATGCCGGTATCACACCGGAAAACATAGGATATATCAATGCACATGGCACAAGTACACCACTGAATGACCTTGGAGAGACAAAGGCAGTCAAACTGGTGTTCGGTGAAGAGACGAAGGTGCCAATCAGCTCTACCAAATCCATGACCGGACATTTGTTAGGTGCAAGCGGTGCGGTCGAAGCAATCTTCTGTCTAAAAGCGTTGGAGGATCAATATCTTCCTGCAACCATTCATTATAAGGTGCCGGATGAGGAATGTAATCTTGATGTCATTCCAAACCAGGGAAGAGAGGCAGATGTTACGTATGCATTGTCCAATTCCTTAGGATTTGGTGGTCATAATGCAACTTTAATCATGAAACGCTGGGAGGAGGATGGCAATGCAGTTAGATAA
- a CDS encoding L,D-transpeptidase family protein: MRRNQRLREQRQRLWIAGIGILAALAALYLAVAVFYRNHYMPKTCMNGISIGNLSLTKAEKKLSREISCYTLTITDRDGKTYKILGPDFDYSFESNGEADSLLKKQGSFAWIAKIAKDKEYQLSVSITYDKDKLQQLIDGLDCFDTENLVEPEDAALEKTDDGYEIVPQVMGNKLKQDEVKAKISDAVVKGETELTLMDEDYENPAVYEDDASLVEQLDAVNKYLSTTIYYDVGDDGEVLDRSTIKDLIQVNENGQVSLDDDAITKYVQSLASKYNTYGDVRKFQTSVGDTVEIGGGDYGWVIDKKAEKEELISDLEQGGTFQREPVFEQTAKVKSITNDIGDTYIEIDYTNQHLYYYEEGQLLYQTDIVSGNITRGNGSPDGIFKIVYKQSPATLVGEDYESNVQYFMPFAYNVGIHDASWRKGVFGGEIYKTSGSHGCINVLPEAAETLYGMIQKDTPVVAYYREPVELTAENAKISNAFSYVDPDKEKDADAQVTATTENTTTE, from the coding sequence ATGAGAAGAAATCAACGTTTGAGAGAACAAAGACAAAGATTATGGATTGCCGGAATTGGAATTTTGGCTGCCCTGGCGGCATTGTATCTTGCAGTCGCAGTGTTTTATCGGAACCACTATATGCCAAAAACCTGTATGAATGGCATTTCGATTGGAAATCTAAGCTTAACAAAGGCAGAGAAAAAATTAAGCAGGGAGATTTCCTGCTATACGTTAACGATTACAGACCGGGATGGAAAAACGTATAAGATACTCGGACCGGATTTTGATTATTCGTTTGAGTCAAATGGGGAGGCAGATTCTCTTTTAAAGAAACAGGGAAGCTTTGCATGGATTGCAAAAATTGCAAAGGACAAAGAATACCAGTTATCTGTTTCCATCACTTATGATAAAGACAAATTGCAGCAACTGATAGACGGATTAGACTGTTTTGATACAGAAAATCTGGTGGAACCGGAGGATGCAGCGTTAGAAAAGACTGACGATGGTTATGAGATTGTTCCACAGGTGATGGGAAATAAGTTAAAGCAGGATGAAGTAAAAGCAAAGATTTCGGATGCGGTAGTAAAGGGTGAGACGGAACTTACTTTGATGGATGAGGACTATGAAAACCCGGCTGTCTATGAGGATGATGCTTCTTTGGTGGAGCAGTTAGATGCCGTCAATAAATACCTTTCAACTACCATTTACTATGATGTGGGCGATGATGGGGAGGTATTAGACCGTTCTACCATAAAAGATTTGATACAGGTGAATGAGAACGGACAGGTATCTTTAGATGATGATGCCATTACCAAGTACGTGCAATCCTTGGCAAGCAAATACAATACATATGGGGATGTCCGTAAATTCCAGACTTCCGTAGGCGATACTGTTGAAATTGGAGGTGGAGATTACGGCTGGGTCATTGATAAAAAGGCGGAAAAAGAAGAGTTGATTTCTGACTTAGAACAAGGTGGAACTTTTCAAAGAGAGCCGGTATTTGAACAGACAGCAAAAGTAAAAAGCATTACAAATGATATCGGAGATACCTATATTGAGATTGATTATACCAACCAGCATTTATACTATTATGAAGAAGGACAACTCCTTTATCAGACGGATATTGTATCTGGAAATATCACAAGAGGAAACGGTTCCCCGGATGGAATTTTTAAGATTGTATACAAGCAGAGTCCTGCCACATTAGTGGGTGAGGATTACGAGTCGAACGTACAGTACTTTATGCCATTTGCCTATAACGTAGGAATCCATGATGCGAGCTGGCGAAAAGGTGTGTTTGGTGGTGAAATCTATAAGACCTCCGGCTCCCATGGCTGCATCAATGTGCTGCCAGAGGCGGCAGAAACCCTATATGGAATGATACAAAAAGATACGCCGGTCGTAGCTTATTACCGTGAACCGGTAGAGCTGACTGCGGAAAATGCGAAGATTTCAAATGCCTTTTCCTATGTTGATCCGGATAAAGAAAAAGATGCGGATGCACAGGTGACCGCGACAACAGAAAATACGACAACCGAGTAA
- the aroC gene encoding chorismate synthase, whose product MAGSTFGNIFKITTWGESHGKGVGVVVDGCPAGLSLCEEDIQIFLNRRKPGQSHYSTPRKEDDSVEILSGVFEGKTTGTPISLVVFNQNQKSKDYSEIASYYRPGHADYTFDLKYGFRDYRGGGRSSGRETIGRVAAGAIAVKILNQLGISFLTYTKAIGPIQIDPHHFDANEISRNPLYMPDADAADNASGYLDACMAEQNSSGGIVECVVSGMPVGIGDPVFEKLDANLAKAIMSIGAVKGFEIGDGFEAARATGRANNDAFCKMEDGSIGKCTNHAGGILGGMSDGSDIILRAAIKPTPSVSATQHTVNKQGDEIEIQIKGRHDPIIVPRAVVVVESMAAITIVDALFANMSAKMDSLERFYR is encoded by the coding sequence ATGGCAGGTTCCACATTCGGAAATATTTTTAAAATTACAACATGGGGGGAATCCCACGGAAAAGGCGTCGGCGTTGTCGTCGATGGATGCCCGGCTGGTCTTTCTTTATGTGAGGAGGATATCCAGATTTTTCTAAACCGCAGAAAACCAGGTCAGTCCCACTATTCCACTCCAAGAAAAGAGGACGATTCTGTCGAGATTCTTTCCGGTGTATTCGAAGGAAAAACAACCGGTACTCCAATCTCACTTGTCGTTTTTAATCAAAATCAAAAATCAAAAGATTACAGTGAAATTGCATCCTACTATCGTCCGGGGCATGCCGATTATACCTTTGATTTAAAATATGGATTCCGGGATTACCGCGGTGGCGGACGTTCCTCCGGGCGGGAAACCATCGGACGTGTGGCTGCCGGTGCCATTGCCGTTAAAATTTTAAATCAGCTTGGTATCTCCTTTTTGACTTACACCAAAGCCATCGGACCTATCCAGATTGACCCACATCATTTTGATGCAAACGAGATTTCTAGAAATCCGCTCTATATGCCGGACGCTGATGCTGCCGACAATGCAAGCGGCTATTTAGATGCCTGCATGGCAGAGCAGAATTCTTCCGGCGGCATCGTAGAATGTGTCGTATCCGGAATGCCGGTCGGTATTGGTGACCCTGTCTTTGAAAAATTAGATGCCAACCTTGCAAAAGCCATCATGTCCATCGGCGCTGTCAAAGGCTTTGAGATTGGCGACGGTTTTGAAGCTGCACGCGCAACCGGCCGCGCCAACAACGATGCCTTTTGTAAAATGGAAGATGGCTCAATTGGCAAATGCACAAACCATGCCGGTGGAATCCTTGGTGGAATGAGTGATGGAAGTGATATTATCTTACGCGCCGCCATCAAACCTACCCCTTCCGTATCCGCTACGCAGCATACGGTAAATAAGCAGGGCGATGAAATTGAAATCCAGATCAAAGGACGTCATGACCCGATTATCGTGCCACGCGCCGTTGTTGTGGTAGAATCCATGGCTGCAATTACAATTGTAGATGCATTGTTTGCAAATATGAGCGCAAAAATGGATTCCCTGGAACGGTTTTATCGATAA
- the yajC gene encoding preprotein translocase subunit YajC translates to MLSILATASSAAAGWGGMIIWLVILFAFMYFFMIRPQQKETKKKNLMMAELAVGDTVLTTSGFYGTVIDISDDTVIVEFGSNKNCRIPMQKAAISAVEKPEEAAE, encoded by the coding sequence ATGTTATCAATTTTAGCAACAGCTTCATCTGCAGCAGCAGGCTGGGGTGGAATGATTATCTGGTTAGTGATTTTATTCGCATTCATGTATTTCTTCATGATTCGTCCACAGCAGAAAGAGACAAAGAAGAAGAATCTCATGATGGCAGAATTAGCAGTAGGAGATACAGTATTGACAACAAGTGGTTTCTATGGTACCGTAATCGACATTTCAGATGATACAGTCATTGTTGAATTTGGAAGCAACAAGAACTGCCGTATTCCAATGCAGAAAGCAGCAATTTCCGCAGTTGAGAAGCCAGAAGAAGCAGCAGAATAA
- the aroA gene encoding 3-phosphoshikimate 1-carboxyvinyltransferase, whose product MDTIYRVKTCKKPVDWEVEVPGSKSMTNRALLMAAIASGRTKLKGVLFSDDSRYFLSSLQSLGFQVEIDEAAKTVTVEGCGGVLPVTEGEIYVGSAGTAARFLTAMLSLSKGTFVIQASEQMKKRPMKPLFDVLTGLGAKILYLEEEGFLPIQITGIGEQISKEKEVTVALDISKSTQFLSALLLTSPMIAAGIRILITSEKTDGAYIRITRKMMEQFGVMVSFDGRNYVVKGGQQYQIAEYQIEPDVSAACYFYGAAAITGGRALVKNVTKSCMQGDLKFLTALEQIGCKVTEDADGQIVVLGPANGAIDGITVDMNDFSDQTMTLAAMAPFAKGKVRIEHIGHIRLQESDRIHAIATELNRLGIDCTEEEDALTILPGTPKPGGVTTYEDHRMAMAFSLIGLRTEGIVIKDPDCCRKTFEQYFSVLDRLCEQNNEG is encoded by the coding sequence ATGGATACAATTTATCGGGTAAAAACCTGTAAGAAGCCAGTCGACTGGGAAGTGGAGGTTCCGGGTTCTAAGAGTATGACAAACCGGGCACTTTTAATGGCGGCAATTGCAAGTGGAAGGACAAAATTAAAGGGAGTCTTGTTTAGCGACGATTCCAGATATTTTTTGAGTTCTCTGCAATCGCTTGGCTTTCAGGTAGAAATAGACGAAGCGGCAAAGACAGTTACGGTGGAAGGATGTGGCGGTGTGCTTCCGGTCACAGAGGGAGAAATCTATGTGGGAAGTGCAGGAACTGCGGCACGTTTCTTAACCGCAATGCTTTCGCTTTCGAAGGGAACATTTGTAATTCAGGCATCCGAGCAGATGAAAAAGCGTCCGATGAAGCCACTGTTTGATGTTTTGACCGGACTGGGTGCTAAGATTTTATATTTAGAGGAAGAAGGATTCCTACCAATCCAGATTACAGGAATTGGGGAACAGATTTCAAAAGAAAAAGAAGTAACGGTAGCGCTTGATATCAGTAAGAGTACACAGTTTTTAAGTGCCTTGCTTTTGACCTCACCGATGATAGCAGCTGGAATCCGTATTTTGATTACGAGTGAGAAAACAGATGGAGCCTACATCCGTATCACAAGAAAAATGATGGAACAGTTTGGCGTAATGGTCTCCTTTGATGGCAGAAATTATGTTGTAAAAGGTGGACAACAGTACCAAATTGCAGAATACCAGATTGAACCGGATGTGTCTGCGGCCTGTTATTTTTATGGAGCGGCAGCAATCACGGGCGGAAGAGCACTTGTGAAAAATGTAACAAAGTCTTGTATGCAGGGAGATTTGAAGTTCCTTACCGCGTTAGAGCAGATTGGCTGTAAAGTTACGGAGGATGCAGATGGTCAGATTGTGGTGCTAGGACCAGCGAATGGAGCAATAGATGGTATTACCGTTGATATGAATGATTTTTCCGATCAGACCATGACACTTGCGGCGATGGCACCTTTTGCAAAAGGAAAGGTTCGAATTGAGCATATTGGTCATATCAGATTACAGGAATCCGACCGGATTCATGCCATTGCAACCGAATTAAACCGGTTGGGAATTGACTGCACGGAGGAAGAGGATGCATTGACCATTTTACCGGGTACGCCAAAGCCAGGCGGGGTTACAACCTATGAGGATCACAGAATGGCAATGGCATTTTCATTGATTGGTCTTAGGACAGAAGGAATTGTCATCAAAGATCCGGATTGTTGCAGAAAAACGTTTGAACAGTATTTTTCCGTGTTAGACCGATTGTGTGAACAGAACAATGAAGGTTAA
- the fabG gene encoding 3-oxoacyl-[acyl-carrier-protein] reductase has product MEEEKQVAVVTGAGRGIGRAICIELARRGFHVVVNYGHQKEAAEEVVQKCRQFGVQAVAVKADMSQKADCDFLMKEALKLTGKVQVWVNNAGITRDNLLLRMSEEEFQKVIDLNLTGAFYGMKAAVSVMIRQRYGRIVTISSIAGVRGNAGQVNYSASKAGVIGMTKSLAKEVASRNITVNAIAPGMIATEMVDAIPDKTREEMVKSIPMRRMGEPKDVANAVAFLAGEDAGYITGQVLCVDGGMAV; this is encoded by the coding sequence ATGGAAGAAGAAAAACAGGTTGCAGTTGTCACAGGAGCCGGGCGTGGAATTGGCAGAGCCATCTGCATCGAATTAGCCAGACGTGGATTTCATGTGGTAGTCAATTATGGACACCAGAAAGAAGCGGCAGAAGAGGTCGTACAAAAATGCAGACAGTTTGGCGTGCAGGCAGTGGCTGTAAAAGCAGATATGTCCCAAAAAGCGGACTGTGACTTTTTGATGAAAGAAGCTTTAAAGCTTACCGGAAAGGTTCAGGTCTGGGTGAATAACGCAGGGATTACAAGAGACAATCTGCTGCTTCGTATGTCAGAAGAAGAATTTCAAAAAGTCATTGATTTAAATCTGACCGGAGCATTTTATGGAATGAAGGCAGCGGTATCGGTCATGATCAGACAGCGTTATGGAAGAATCGTTACCATTTCCAGTATTGCAGGGGTCAGAGGAAATGCGGGACAGGTGAATTACAGCGCCAGCAAGGCAGGCGTGATTGGAATGACCAAATCCCTTGCAAAAGAAGTGGCAAGCCGGAACATTACAGTAAATGCGATTGCACCAGGAATGATTGCAACGGAGATGGTAGATGCAATACCGGATAAGACAAGAGAAGAGATGGTGAAGTCAATTCCGATGCGGCGAATGGGGGAACCAAAGGATGTGGCGAATGCGGTTGCCTTTTTGGCAGGCGAGGATGCCGGATACATTACGGGACAGGTGTTATGTGTAGACGGAGGAATGGCAGTATGA
- a CDS encoding MarR family winged helix-turn-helix transcriptional regulator, protein MKLEDAFYGVYSKFKLHFYQEVFGHFSAREATLTTVESFCMETIYAMKEPTINEFASFLKISSPNAAYKVNNLIKKGYVEKVQSETDRREYHLRATQKYIDYYNISYHYVEEVVARLENNLDEADKEKLRSILETMYKEFMPEVPNYDLEEKEE, encoded by the coding sequence ATGAAGCTAGAGGATGCATTTTACGGTGTTTATTCCAAATTTAAGTTACATTTTTATCAGGAAGTGTTTGGACATTTTTCAGCAAGGGAAGCAACATTGACAACGGTAGAATCTTTTTGTATGGAGACCATCTATGCAATGAAGGAACCAACGATTAATGAATTCGCATCCTTTTTGAAGATTTCCTCTCCAAATGCGGCATATAAAGTAAATAACCTGATTAAAAAGGGGTATGTAGAGAAAGTACAGTCCGAGACGGATCGAAGAGAGTACCATCTTCGGGCTACACAAAAATACATTGATTACTATAATATCAGCTATCATTATGTAGAGGAAGTGGTTGCCCGTCTTGAAAATAATTTAGATGAGGCGGATAAAGAAAAGCTAAGAAGCATTTTAGAGACGATGTACAAGGAATTTATGCCAGAAGTACCAAACTACGATTTAGAAGAAAAAGAAGAGTAG
- the fabD gene encoding ACP S-malonyltransferase: MKLAVLFAGQGSQKVGMGKDFYETYPEFAGCIDLAGEKIKSMMFDGPMEELSQTKHTQPALVAYAAGIVALLQKEGLEIASTAGLSLGEYSALYLAQAMDLPTLYELCSYRGSIMQEAAKGVTTAMSAIMTPQRELVEEAVEKAKQSGRVEISNYNATGQIVIAGEEAGVAAAEALLKEQGVRKCIRLKVSGPFHTSYMEEVSKQLQTYLDSCKFQTPKIKVYSNVTAKPMQTEHEIKELLTKQIKTAVHMEDILKNMKEDGITHVIEVGPGKVLAGFLKRTAPELQVRSIDCVEDYKEALAFLKQERE, translated from the coding sequence ATGAAGTTAGCAGTGTTATTTGCAGGGCAGGGAAGCCAGAAAGTCGGAATGGGAAAAGACTTTTATGAGACCTATCCGGAATTTGCCGGGTGTATTGACCTTGCAGGTGAAAAGATAAAGTCGATGATGTTTGACGGTCCGATGGAGGAATTATCGCAGACAAAGCATACGCAGCCGGCTCTTGTTGCATACGCAGCCGGTATCGTTGCACTTTTGCAAAAAGAAGGGCTTGAAATTGCAAGTACGGCAGGGCTTAGTTTAGGAGAATACAGTGCCCTTTATCTGGCACAGGCGATGGATCTTCCTACCCTGTATGAACTTTGCAGTTATCGGGGCAGCATTATGCAAGAGGCTGCAAAAGGTGTTACAACCGCGATGTCAGCCATCATGACACCACAGCGTGAACTGGTGGAAGAGGCGGTAGAGAAGGCAAAGCAGTCTGGAAGAGTTGAGATTTCAAATTACAATGCGACCGGACAGATTGTGATTGCAGGTGAAGAAGCAGGAGTAGCGGCAGCAGAGGCGCTTTTGAAGGAACAGGGGGTTCGAAAATGCATCCGCCTGAAGGTGAGTGGGCCATTTCACACCAGCTATATGGAGGAAGTCTCAAAGCAACTACAAACATACTTGGATTCTTGCAAATTTCAGACGCCAAAGATAAAAGTCTATTCGAATGTAACGGCAAAACCAATGCAGACAGAGCATGAAATCAAAGAACTTTTAACAAAACAGATTAAAACAGCAGTTCATATGGAAGACATCCTGAAAAATATGAAGGAGGATGGCATCACGCACGTGATAGAAGTTGGTCCCGGAAAAGTATTAGCTGGCTTTTTAAAACGGACAGCGCCAGAACTTCAGGTAAGAAGTATTGATTGTGTGGAAGATTATAAAGAAGCTTTAGCGTTTTTAAAGCAGGAAAGGGAATAA